TGCCGACTCACGACCCGGGCCCGGGCCCTTGATCCGCACTTCCAGATTCTTCACGCCGTATTCCATCGCCACGCGACCGGCCGACTCAGCAGCAACCTGAGCAGCGAACGGCGTCGACTTGCGCGAGCCCTTGAAGCCCTGGCCGCCCGACGTCGCCCATGCCAGTGCATTGCCCTGGCGATCGGTGATCGTGATGATCGTGTTGTTGAACGACGCGTGAACGTGAACCACGCCTTCAGCGACGTTCTTCTTAACCTTCTTGCGAACGCGTTGCGCCGCGGTGTTCGAAGCCTTAGCCATTACGTTTTCCTGTAACTGTCAGTTCCGCTTACTTCTTCAGCGCTTGCGCTGCACGACGCGGACCCTTGCGGGTACGTGCGTTCGTACGCGTACGCTGACCGCGCATCGGCAGGCCCTTGCGATGACGAACACCACGGTAGCAACCGAGGTCCATCAGGCGCTTGATGTTCATCGTCACTTCACGGCGCAGATCGCCTTCGACGATGAACTTGCCCACTTCTTCACGCAGCTTTTCGAGGTCTGCGTCGGTCAGGTCCTTGACCTTCTTCGAGAATTCCACGCCAGACGCCACGCAGATGCTGCGCGAGCGCGTGCGGCCGATACCGAAGATTGCCGTCAGGCCGATCTCGGTATGCTGGTGATTCGGGATGTTAACCCCTGCGATACGAGCCATTGTTTTTCCTCAAACAAAAAGCGCAAACAAACGCGCGGTCAGCCTTGGCGCTGCTTGTGGCGCGGATCCGAGCTGCAGATCACGCGAACGACGCCTTTGCGCTTGATGATCTTGCAATTGCGGCAAATGCGCTTAACCGATGCCATCACTTTCATGATAATACCCTTTTTTCAAATCACTTCGCCCGGAACACGATCCGCGCACGAGACAGATCGTAAGGCGTCAATTCAACCGTCACCTTGTCGCCCGGCAGGATGCGGATGTAGTGCATCCGCATCTTCCCGGAGATATGCCCCAACACGACATGGCCGTTTTCCAGCTTCACACGGAAGGTCGCATTCGGGAGGTTTTCGATCACCTCACCCTGCATCTGGATTACATCGTCTTTGGCCATAGTCCTAATTAACGCATTGGGATGTTGCCGCCCTTGAAGTTTGCCTTCTTGAGCAGTGACTCATACTGTTGCGACATAACGTACGACTGCACCTGCGCCATGAAGTCCATCGTGACGACGACAATGATCAGCAGCGACGTTCCACCAAAATAAAACGGCACGTTCCAGCGCAGCACCAGGAATTCCGGCAGCAGACACACGAAGACGATGTAGATCGCACCGGCCAGCGTCAGACGCGTGAGGATGCGGTCGATATATCGTGCGGTCTGATCGCCCGGACGAATGCCCGGAACAAATGCACCGCTCTTCTTCAGGTTGTCCGCGGTTTCCCTGCTGTTGAACACCAGTGCGGTGTAGAAGAAGCAGAAAAACACGATTGCCAGCGTGTACAGCAGCACATAGACCGGCTGACCCGGCTTCAGCGCCTCCGCGACGTTATGCAACGTGTTGGAGATCCAGCTCCCCGTCGGCTGACCCGTGCTGAACCAGCCGAGAATCGTGGCCGGGAACAGGATGATCGACGATGCGAAGATCGGCGGAATCACGCCCGACATGTTCAGCTTCAGCGGCAAGTGCGACGACTGCCCACCGTAGATCTTGTTGCCGACCTGGCGCTTCGCGTAGTTCACGAGGATCTTGCGCTGACCGCGTTCGATGAACACGACCAGGTAAGTCACCGCTGCAATCAGAACGACGATGATGATCGCCGAAATGATGCTCATCGAACCCGTACGCACCAGCTCGAACAGCCCACCGACGGCATTCGGGAACCCTGCTGCGATCCCGCCGAAGATGATGATCGAGATGCCGTTGCCCAGACCACGCTCGGTGATCTGCTCACCCAGCCACATCAGGAACATCGTGCCGGTAACCAGCGTCACGACCGTCGTCAGTCGGAACAGCATGCCGGGGTCGATCACGAGGCCCGGCTGGTTTTCCAGCGCAGCCGCGATACCGAACGCCTGGAAGGTCGCGAGCACCACGGTGAAATACCGCGTGTACTGCGTGATCTTCCGTTGCCCTGCCTGCCCTTCCTTCTTCAGCGCCTCGAGCTGCGGCGAGACGATCGCCAGCAACTGCATGATGATCGACGCCGAGATATACGGCATGATCCCCAGCGCAAAGATCGTGAAGCGGGAAAGCGCGCCACCCGAGAACATGTTGAACATGCCCAGGATGCCGCCCGCCTGACTCTGGAACAGCTTCGCCAGTTGATCCGGATCGATGCCCGGCACGGGGATGTGCGCGCCGATGCGATAGACGATCAGCGCCAGGAGCAGGAACATCGCTCGCCGACGCAGATCGCCGAATTTCGCCGTGCTTCGACCGGGTTTTGCAAGACTCGGGCTGTTAGCCAAGTACCTTCTCCGATGAATGCAAGTAACGACGCGCTACGCGTGTCACTCGGCGAACGAACCGCCAGCCGCTTCGATCGCAGCGCGCGCACCCTTGGTGGCGCCGAGACCCTTCACGACGATCTTGCGCTTCAGTTCGCCCGTCGCGATGATCTTTGCGCTCCGCGTCAGCTCGCCGACCAGGCCGGCTTGCTTCAGTGCGAGCAGATCGACTTCATCGACCGGCAGCTTCTCGAGGTCGCCCAGGCGCACTTCACCGACGAATTCCTTCGTCAGCGACGTAAAGCCGCGCTTCGGCAGACGACGTTGCAGAGGCATCTGACCGCCTTCGAAGCCGACTTTGTGGAAGCCGCCCGAACGCGATTTCTGACCCTTGTGACCACGGCCAGCCGTCTTGCCGAGGCCCGAACCGATGCCGCGGCCGACGCGACGCTTGGCGTGCTTGGCACCAGCGGCCGGCTTCAGGTTATTCAATTCCATATCAACTCCTTGATCCGTAGGGCCGCTTACGCGATGACCTTAACGAGGTACGAGACCTTGTTGATCATGCCGCGGACCGCCGGCGTGTCCTGCAGCTCGCTAACCGAATTGAGTCGGCGCAGGCCCAGGCCACGCACGGTCGCGCGGTGCGATTCGCGGGTCCCGATCAGGCTCTTAACGAGCTGAACCTTGACAGTTTTTTCAGACATGGTGACCACCCGGGCTTAGCCCAAAATATCTTCGACGGACTTGCCGCGCTTCGCCGCGATGTCTGCCGGGGTCGACTGCTTGCGCAGACCGTCCAGCGTGGCGCGAACGAGGTTGTACGGGTTCGTCGAACCGTGGCTCTTCGCCACGACGTTCTGAACGCCCATCACGTCGAACACTGCGCGCATCGGGCCGCCGGCGATCACGCCCGTACCTGCCTTCGCCGGAGCGAGGAGGACAGCGGATGCGCCATGCTTGCCGTGCACTTCGTGCTGCAGCGTGCCGTTCTTGAGCGGCACCTTGAACATGTTACGGCGAGCTTGTTCCATTGCCTTCTGGACAGCGACCGGCACTTCCTTCGCCTTGCCCTTGCCCATACCGATGCGGCCATCACCGTCGCCAACCACGGTCAGTGCGGCGAAGCCGAGAATACGGCCACCCTTCACAACCTTGGTCACGCGATTGACCGAAATCATCTTTTCACGAAGGCCGTCGTCGCGCTCGTCAGCCTGAACTTTCGCTTGCATCTTTGCCATGACGAATTCCTTCCTTAGAACTTGAGCCCAGCTTCGCGAGCTGCCTCAGCCAGCGCCTTGACGCGGCCATGGTAGCGGAAGCCCGAGCGGTCGAAGGCGACGGATTCGATGCCGGCAGCCTTTGCCTTCTCGGCAATACGCTTGCCGATCAGCGTCGCGGCATTAACGTTGCCGCCCTTGCCCGACTTGTCGGCCAGTTCAGCGCGCACTTCTGCTTCGAGCGTCGACGCGCTGGCGAGCACCTTGGTGCCGCAGGGCGAGAACACTTGAGCGTAGATGTGCGTGTTCGTGCGATGCACGGCGAGACGCGCGACCTGCAGCTCAGCGATCTTGATACGCGTCTGGCGAGCGCGGCGCAGGCGAGATTGAGTCTTATCCATGATTGCGCACCCTTACTTCTTCTTCGTTTCTTTGAGGATCACAACCTCGTCGGAATAGCGCACGCCCTTGCCCTTGTAGGGCTCCGGCGGACGGTAACCGCGGACTTCCGCAGCCACTTGACCGACTTGTTGCTTGTTGATCCCCTTGATCACGATTTCGGTTTGCGTCGGGGTTTCAGCCTTGACGCCTTCCGGCATCTGGTGCACCACCGGGTGCGAGAAACCCAGCGACAGGTTCAGCTTGTCGCCTTGCGCTTGCGCACGATAACCGACGCCAACCAGCGTCAGCTTGCGCTCGAAACCCTTGGTCACGCCGTGCACGGCATTCGCGATAATCGCGCGCATCGTGCCCGACAGTGCGTTTGCTTCGCGGCTTTCGTCGACCGGCGACAGATTCAGCGTGCCGTCGTTGTTCGCCACGTTCACGAGCGGAT
This window of the Burkholderia cepacia GG4 genome carries:
- the rpsK gene encoding 30S ribosomal protein S11: MAKASNTAAQRVRKKVKKNVAEGVVHVHASFNNTIITITDRQGNALAWATSGGQGFKGSRKSTPFAAQVAAESAGRVAMEYGVKNLEVRIKGPGPGRESAVRALHGLGIKITAISDVTPIPHNGCRPPKRRRI
- the rpsM gene encoding 30S ribosomal protein S13, with protein sequence MARIAGVNIPNHQHTEIGLTAIFGIGRTRSRSICVASGVEFSKKVKDLTDADLEKLREEVGKFIVEGDLRREVTMNIKRLMDLGCYRGVRHRKGLPMRGQRTRTNARTRKGPRRAAQALKK
- the rpmJ gene encoding 50S ribosomal protein L36, whose protein sequence is MKVMASVKRICRNCKIIKRKGVVRVICSSDPRHKQRQG
- the infA gene encoding translation initiation factor IF-1, with protein sequence MAKDDVIQMQGEVIENLPNATFRVKLENGHVVLGHISGKMRMHYIRILPGDKVTVELTPYDLSRARIVFRAK
- the secY gene encoding preprotein translocase subunit SecY, with protein sequence MANSPSLAKPGRSTAKFGDLRRRAMFLLLALIVYRIGAHIPVPGIDPDQLAKLFQSQAGGILGMFNMFSGGALSRFTIFALGIMPYISASIIMQLLAIVSPQLEALKKEGQAGQRKITQYTRYFTVVLATFQAFGIAAALENQPGLVIDPGMLFRLTTVVTLVTGTMFLMWLGEQITERGLGNGISIIIFGGIAAGFPNAVGGLFELVRTGSMSIISAIIIVVLIAAVTYLVVFIERGQRKILVNYAKRQVGNKIYGGQSSHLPLKLNMSGVIPPIFASSIILFPATILGWFSTGQPTGSWISNTLHNVAEALKPGQPVYVLLYTLAIVFFCFFYTALVFNSRETADNLKKSGAFVPGIRPGDQTARYIDRILTRLTLAGAIYIVFVCLLPEFLVLRWNVPFYFGGTSLLIIVVVTMDFMAQVQSYVMSQQYESLLKKANFKGGNIPMR
- the rplO gene encoding 50S ribosomal protein L15, translating into MELNNLKPAAGAKHAKRRVGRGIGSGLGKTAGRGHKGQKSRSGGFHKVGFEGGQMPLQRRLPKRGFTSLTKEFVGEVRLGDLEKLPVDEVDLLALKQAGLVGELTRSAKIIATGELKRKIVVKGLGATKGARAAIEAAGGSFAE
- the rpmD gene encoding 50S ribosomal protein L30 gives rise to the protein MSEKTVKVQLVKSLIGTRESHRATVRGLGLRRLNSVSELQDTPAVRGMINKVSYLVKVIA
- the rpsE gene encoding 30S ribosomal protein S5; translation: MAKMQAKVQADERDDGLREKMISVNRVTKVVKGGRILGFAALTVVGDGDGRIGMGKGKAKEVPVAVQKAMEQARRNMFKVPLKNGTLQHEVHGKHGASAVLLAPAKAGTGVIAGGPMRAVFDVMGVQNVVAKSHGSTNPYNLVRATLDGLRKQSTPADIAAKRGKSVEDILG
- the rplR gene encoding 50S ribosomal protein L18; the encoded protein is MDKTQSRLRRARQTRIKIAELQVARLAVHRTNTHIYAQVFSPCGTKVLASASTLEAEVRAELADKSGKGGNVNAATLIGKRIAEKAKAAGIESVAFDRSGFRYHGRVKALAEAAREAGLKF
- the rplF gene encoding 50S ribosomal protein L6 produces the protein MSRVGKSPIALQGAEVKLADGAITVKGPLGTITQAINPLVNVANNDGTLNLSPVDESREANALSGTMRAIIANAVHGVTKGFERKLTLVGVGYRAQAQGDKLNLSLGFSHPVVHQMPEGVKAETPTQTEIVIKGINKQQVGQVAAEVRGYRPPEPYKGKGVRYSDEVVILKETKKK